In Bacillus sp. KH172YL63, one genomic interval encodes:
- a CDS encoding hydrolase — protein sequence MESKQTYFVDISSGDILQDPEQQVSPGFRIFATPAEVNELKVLFNHNYDDDMSTMRRAQVPFRQYHNSPEDDHYDQSMRDIYLEIYKLGDDEARRHIEGIGVLDQSSHRSREDIENLK from the coding sequence ATGGAATCGAAGCAAACGTATTTTGTTGATATCAGCAGCGGGGATATCCTCCAGGACCCGGAACAGCAGGTCAGTCCGGGCTTTCGAATATTTGCGACGCCAGCAGAAGTGAACGAGCTCAAAGTGCTCTTTAACCACAACTATGATGATGACATGTCGACGATGAGGCGGGCACAGGTTCCTTTCCGGCAATACCATAACTCACCGGAGGACGATCACTATGACCAATCCATGAGGGATATTTATTTGGAGATATATAAACTTGGGGATGATGAAGCTCGGCGGCATATTGAGGGAATTGGTGTACTTGATCAGTCCAGTCACAGGTCAAGGGAAGATATCGAAAACCTCAAATAA
- a CDS encoding deoxynucleoside kinase — MNLRTKYRIPSNAVITIAGTVGVGKSTMTNGLANALGFRTSFEKVDTNPYLDKFYQDFKSWSFHLQVYFLAERFKEQKKIFEYGGGFIQDRSIYEDTGIFARMHYEKGNMSDIDYETYTSLFDAMVMTPYFPHPDLLIYLEGSIDNVVDRIRERGRPMEQQTPVAYWEEMHERYENWINSFNACPVLRLDISEYDLKNDQNSIEPIVERIGYFIEQTRMLKS, encoded by the coding sequence ATGAACCTTCGCACTAAATACAGGATCCCGAGCAATGCGGTCATTACGATTGCAGGAACGGTCGGCGTCGGGAAATCGACGATGACAAACGGACTGGCAAACGCCCTTGGCTTCCGTACGTCATTCGAGAAAGTGGATACCAATCCATATCTCGATAAATTCTATCAGGACTTTAAGAGCTGGAGCTTCCACCTTCAAGTCTATTTCCTGGCAGAACGCTTTAAAGAACAGAAGAAAATCTTCGAATACGGCGGCGGCTTCATTCAAGACCGTTCCATCTACGAAGATACAGGCATCTTCGCTCGCATGCATTACGAAAAAGGGAATATGAGCGACATCGACTATGAAACGTATACAAGCCTATTCGACGCCATGGTCATGACACCTTACTTCCCGCACCCAGATCTTTTGATCTACCTTGAAGGTTCCATCGACAACGTCGTCGACCGCATCCGTGAGCGCGGCCGTCCAATGGAACAACAAACACCGGTTGCCTATTGGGAAGAAATGCATGAGCGTTACGAAAACTGGATCAACTCCTTCAACGCATGTCCGGTCCTTCGACTCGACATCAGCGAATACGATCTCAAGAACGACCAAAATTCCATCGAACCAATCGTTGAAAGAATCGGATACTTCATTGAACAAACAAGAATGCTGAAAAGCTGA